TTAGAAAGCTGAAATTCCTGGGGTTCTGGTTTTTTGGGCCTGTGAAGAGGCTTCAGGCCAGGATTCTCCAGAGCCATTCCAAGAACAGTGGTACTCTGGTCTGTGTCTGACTCTCTGGTCCTTTGTTTGGTTAACACCTCTGCAGCAGCTGCTGGGCTGGGGTGGCCGCTGAGCTGGCACGGAGAGTGGGTCCATCCCTCTGGTGTCAGAGCACCAGCCACCACTCCACACTGAGCTGCAGGGATCTATGGGGTGCTAGGGGAGCCCTGGAGGACCCCCTGAGGAAATGACAGGGGAACAGGAGACACCTAGGCAAGGCCCCAGAACCTGAGGGCTGGCTGCAGTTCAGGAGCTAAACCAAGGTCAGGTTGGCCAGTGTCCTGAGACTGATCACATCACACCTTATTCCCATCTACCCTGAAGCTTCTTAGGGGTCAGCTGGGGTCCCTCTGAGGTCCTCTAGATGTAGGGATCTAGCTGTAGGAAATGAAGTTGACCATTCCAGAGCTGCCCTCCAAGGTGCAGGTTTGGGGGACTCCTTACCCTGGACTCCAGTCTCGGCATAAGAGAGCTCAGGCTTCTGTGGTCGTTTTTATCCCGTGTATCTGGTTTCATTAAATCTGTtcacttttctttcaataaaaaaCCAGGGACATCTTTCTGTGTCAATACAGACATGCATGATCTTTTTCAAAAATGTGATACCATTCATATTCATAGTTACTCTTAACCTGGTAGTTTTGTACAATCAGAGTTGAGCAGCGGCCACTCTGTCTACTTGCAGTTCATTCTCAGCTTAACAAGACGTAGTTCATGTGCTGTACCGTCCACCCACTGTGTGCAAGTCAGTGGCGTTCTAGAATGTTCACGTGTTTTCAGACGTGTGTGGCCATGACCAGACTCAGCTCTAGGACTTTCATCACTGCTGAAGGAGACCCTTGACCATTGTAACTTGATTGCCCTGAGCCCTTAGCTGTACCAAGCCCTGTAAGCAACCACTAGGCTGAgttctgtgtctgtgttttcctGTTCTCGGTCTCTTGAAGGTAGGGCACGTGGAGGAAAGGACTGTGGGCAAGCGTTTCCTGGGgtctcttccttctctgtggCTGTGTCTGGGACCAGTCAGGGCCTCAGCTTCTGCATAAAGCCTGGACATGTGCACTCAGTTTTGACATCAGCCCACAGCATAATTGCAGAAGTGAACCTCTGGAGTCCTCTATCCCTCAGGACACCAGGCACTTACAGGTTCTCTGTGCCCCAGTGCCCTCCCTGGTACCTGGTCCTGGAATATGTGTCCGAGCCCCACCAGGTCCTTGTGCACCATCCCGTTTCACTGCGAGTGCAAAAACATACCTTCCCAGGATCTGTGTATTGGCCAGTGCATCGTGACACTGGGCTGGGGGCTGCTGTGCCAGAGGGCAGCTGAGTCTCCCTCCATGATTGCAGGATTGGGTTTCCTCTTGGCTGGACTGGACCATGAGCCGTCCTGTTTTCTGGCATCTACCCAGGGCTAGGTCAGGATCCTGTCCTAGAAGTTTACAGGGGAGAAGGACACAGTTGAGCCACCACTAATCTCAgctacaaaacacacacacagggaatgaactgaggggtgctctatcactgaggtacatGTCCAGAgccctttttatctatttattttgagacagttttgaaaagttgctgagactggccttaaactttctcCTGGAGAAACAAagttttttcccctcttcctcttggggttggggatgcaacccagaccctcatgcatgctaagcaggtactgagccacatcctggccTTCAGACTAAATTATTAACAAGCGCTTTTTACTGAGTTCGTATAAGTTTTGTGCTTGAACATCTGGCCTAGTGACATCACACATGCTCTTACGACTTTTTAATGACTTTTTGAAGTTAGCACATGCCACATAGTTCAAACATCCAGGTCAGTGCACACTTCGGTGGTGTTTAACCACGACGCTGTGCAACCATGAGCGTTAACTAGtaacatttccatcaccacaaCAGGCAGCCAGCCTCCACAGTAGTCACCCATTCCCTCCCCAGTACTCGAGAAGCCACATCATGTCTGGACTCCCCTGTTCTGGATGTTCCCTGTCACTGGAGTCACACACTGTgaggccttgtgtgtgtgtgtgtctggttctCACTGAGCATGAGGTCCTCAGGTCCATCCACACTGCAGGTGTGTGTCTGACCGTCCATTCAGACACTGGGGCTGTTCCTTCCCTTGGGCATTGAGTCATGCTGCTCTGGGCATTCATGAGCAAATCTCCATGTGAACGCGTTTTCACACCAGGTCCAGGAGTGAGTGGCTAGGTCATTTGAGGAGCAGCCAGATTCTCCATGCTGCCTGCTGATGATGCTGGCTCTGCAGTAGGTGTTCTGTAGGATGGTGGCAGGTGGCATGCAGAGCACTCaggtggtggtacatgcttgtaattgcggccgctcaggaggctgaggcaggaggatcctgcaagctttcagccagcctcagcaattcagaacctgcctcaaaataaagggctgggtgtgtaacTTAGTGAagagcaccccctgggttcagtccccagtagtgcagaacaacaacaaaacagctgGATGACTCCATAGATGGGTGTCCTGGAGTGAGCAGGGCACCCTGCACAGCCTCCCACCCAGGTAACCACCCAAAGGAGCCAGCTCCCAGGGATGCCCCTCAGGCTGGTCTCCTTGTGAACCACAGTGCGGGAAGTCGTGGTGACTGTCCGGCAGCTGCCCTCCACCCTGGGGTGGGAGGGTCTCCAAGGGGCTTCCTGGCGGTCTAGCTGGGTCtggcaggcccagaggcctgcgcCGACCCGCCTCTGCCCGCAGCCCCAGTGGGAAGAAGTTCCGCAGCAAGCCCCAGCTGGCGCGCTACCTGGGGGGCTCCATGGACCTGAGCACCTTTGACTTCCGCACCGGCAAGATGCTGATGAGCAAGATGAACAAGAGCCGCCAACGCGTGCGCTATGACTCCTCCAACCAGGTCAAGGTGAGTCGGGGTGGTGCCAGCGCCACTGGGGAAGGTGCTGCCGGGAGAGGCTTCCCCTGACTGAGGTGGCCCCTGGAGAGGGGCCTGAGCCCACCCCCAAGCTGGCCATGGTGGGCATGGCCGCAGGCAGCCTATGGAGCCCAGCGGGCCACCCTGCTGGAGTACCTTGTTCTTTCTGGCAGGGCAAGCCCGACCTGAACACAGCGCTGCCTGTGCGGCAGACAGCGTCCATCTTTAAGCAGCCTGTGACCAAGATCACCAACCACCCCAGCAACAAGGTGAAGAGCGACCCACAGAAGGCTGTGGACCAGCCCCGGCAGGTGAGCCCGTGGTTCCCACTTTTAAAGGGAGGCTTCCTTGGGAGGGCCGCACTGCTTCCCTGAGCCTTGCTCTGCAGGAACTAGCTCCCCACGTGCGGCCTTCCCTTCTGCCTCTCTGTTCCGAAATAGATCGCTCAGTCTGTGGGCaccgtagctcagtggcagaactggCTCAGCTGCTCTAGGACCTGGCTTCAGAGCCTGGCACTACAAAAGAACAGCATGCTACATAAATGGCTTTctaatctgctttttaaaaagcagaaccCAGGTGGGCCTggcagcacacgcctgtaatcccagctactgactggggaggctgaggccggagggtttcaagttcaaggccagcctcagcaatttagtgaggccctagcaaCTAATCAGGGAGGGCCCAGAGGCTGGCAcagactcaaaattttaaaagtaaataaaaaggtctggattCTGTCCctggtacattaaaaaaaaaaacagaaccaagcCAGGTGCCACGGCTACCTGTGGTCCCAGCCACTCCGCAGGCTGAGAGAAGATGAGGCTGTTTCAAGGCAATTTAGCGAAAGCCTATCTCGAAATAGAAAATACAGAGGGGCTGgggcataactcagtggtagagcaccctgggttctgTAGCCAGAAAAGccacaacagcaaaaaagaaaacctttctaTCTTGAGTACTTACTTACAAATGCCCATTGGGGGTCTGGGCATGGTAGGCGCCTGGGGCAGGCAGGGGAGATGCCCAGGGCCCAGTGACAGGAGAAGGTCATGGAAcccctggccctgcctggctTGGTGTGTCCTGTCCCCCACTTCCGCACCTCCCCATCCTtcacatccccccaccccccccacccccgtggccTGGCTGACTTGTCTGTCCTGTCCACCTGGGCAGCTGTTCTGGGAGAAGAAGCTGAGCGGCCTGAGTGCCTTTGACATCGCCGAGGAGCTTGTCAGGACCATGGACCTGCCCAAAGGCCTGCAGGGTGAGCAGAGCCCCAGCCCTCCGCTTCTGCTGCCGTCATGTGGCCGTGGAGAATGAGTCTCCTCTGATCTCTGGAGCACCCCAGGGGACACTGCTTGCCTCCAGGTGTCTTAAGAACTTGCcgaaggctgggatgtggctcggtggtagagcccttgcctgccatgctcaaggccctggggtccACCCCCAGCTCCATAAACAGTGACCAAAAGGTCTGCAGGGATGTCTGGGTTTGCTCCTGCATTTTGAAGTCACTGTCACGCTGCTCAGCGGTGTGCTAGGCTTGCATTCTTCCTGTTGTGAAAGGCATGGTGCCCAGGTGAGGGCGTGTGGGAGGAGAGCCAAGGCTGGAGAAAGGTAGAGCCCCCATCTGGGTGCTGAGCAAGCAGCCCTGTGACCCCACCCTGTCGGGGCTGTTTCCTCTTCACCTGTTAGGGGTGGGCCCAGGCTGTACGGATGAGACCCTGCTGTCGGCCATCGCCAGCGCCCTGCATACCAGCACCATGCCCATCACGGGGCAGCTCTCAGCCGCCGTGGAGAAGAACCCTGGTGTGTGGCTGAACACCACGCAACCCCTGTGCAAAGCATTCATGGTGACTGACGAGGACATCAGGTAGCTGGTGGCCCTTGTCCCTACTGCACCTATCTCTCAGGGGCCATACCCCCAGCACCTGTGCATTTCCAGTTTACCCAAAACTTAGACATTTCTGCTG
This genomic interval from Marmota flaviventris isolate mMarFla1 chromosome 1, mMarFla1.hap1, whole genome shotgun sequence contains the following:
- the Mbd3 gene encoding methyl-CpG-binding domain protein 3 isoform X2 — its product is MERKSPSGKKFRSKPQLARYLGGSMDLSTFDFRTGKMLMSKMNKSRQRVRYDSSNQVKGKPDLNTALPVRQTASIFKQPVTKITNHPSNKVKSDPQKAVDQPRQLFWEKKLSGLSAFDIAEELVRTMDLPKGLQGVGPGCTDETLLSAIASALHTSTMPITGQLSAAVEKNPGVWLNTTQPLCKAFMVTDEDISTCVPRKQEELVQQVRKRLEEALMADMLAHVEELARDGEAPLDKACVDDEEDEEEEPEPDQELERV
- the Mbd3 gene encoding methyl-CpG-binding domain protein 3 isoform X1, translated to MERKRWECPALPQGWEREEVPRRSGLSAGHRDVFYYSPSGKKFRSKPQLARYLGGSMDLSTFDFRTGKMLMSKMNKSRQRVRYDSSNQVKGKPDLNTALPVRQTASIFKQPVTKITNHPSNKVKSDPQKAVDQPRQLFWEKKLSGLSAFDIAEELVRTMDLPKGLQGVGPGCTDETLLSAIASALHTSTMPITGQLSAAVEKNPGVWLNTTQPLCKAFMVTDEDIRKQEELVQQVRKRLEEALMADMLAHVEELARDGEAPLDKACVDDEEDEEEEPEPDQELERV
- the Mbd3 gene encoding methyl-CpG-binding domain protein 3 isoform X3; translation: MERKSPSGKKFRSKPQLARYLGGSMDLSTFDFRTGKMLMSKMNKSRQRVRYDSSNQVKGKPDLNTALPVRQTASIFKQPVTKITNHPSNKVKSDPQKAVDQPRQLFWEKKLSGLSAFDIAEELVRTMDLPKGLQGVGPGCTDETLLSAIASALHTSTMPITGQLSAAVEKNPGVWLNTTQPLCKAFMVTDEDIRKQEELVQQVRKRLEEALMADMLAHVEELARDGEAPLDKACVDDEEDEEEEPEPDQELERV